The DNA region tatatatatatatgtaaatatatattatatataatatatatatatataatatatatatatatatctatatatatatatatcatatataatatatatatatatatatatatgtatatatatatatatatatatattatatatatatattatatatatatattatatatatatatatatatatatatatatatatatatatatattatatataatatatatattattatatatatttatatttctaaaccTATAAAATAACAAGGACggaataaatgttacatatggttgtatttatataaacacatacatacatacatatttattcctGTCTATACCAACTCAcacataaaaaagatatttttttttcgaaacctATAAAATACCAAGGACGAAATAACTGTTACATAGGAATTCgtgtctttatttttcatttgttttccttttattatttacgAAGACGAAGGATGGGATGTCTTCTTGTCCTCCTACTGCAGTTCCTTGTACGAGACGTGTTTGTCCTTCACCAGCCACATTCTGTCCTGTATGTCTCCCGCctgtaattgatatatatatatatagtatttatatatatatatatatatatatactattatctatatattatttatgttatatatattaataatatatgtataatgtatctaTACTATACATCACACCACatcaagcacacacatatatatatatatatatatatatatatatattatatatatattatatatatatattatatatatatatatatatatatatatatatatatatatatatatatatatatatatgtatatatatatatatatatatatatatatatatatatatatataatacgtgtaaTTTTCTCGTATAAACGATTTAGTTGATATACGAAGTTTTGTATTTCggaagtatatactatattttttaaagtatttagaaatgcattgtgtattattattattatattaatattatcaaggAAAGGGttgaacaagtctctctctctctctctctctctcctctctctctcactctcatcatCAGAGACCTGCTCCCAGTAAAGGTGGGTCTTGTTATGGACGGTGAGCCTGGTGTATCCGTAATCGGCCACGCGGAATGCAGACCAGTCCGGTTGCGGATAGACGAAGTCGTCTATCCGTTCTTTGCATCCGGCCGATCCGGTCGTGAAGTGGACTGGCACCCTGGAATTTAAAGGAAGGTTTATCTTTGGGCAGTTAGAGGGTCAAGGTCTTTCTGATGGAGGTTGGgtcaggttgggttgggttaggttgggtCAGGTTGGTAATTAGGTTGGTATTGTTAGGTTCAGTTGGGTTGGGGtttggttgggttgggttgggttgggttaggataagtttggttgggttgggttgggttaggttaggtttatgtttggttgttttcataaatattaagccataaataccttgggaataactttctTTGCTTGAAGGgaattatacacaaacacacacacatatatacttacatatatatatatatatatatatatatatatatatatatatataattatatatatattatgtatttatatttataatatattatatatgtatgtatatatatatatatatatatatatatatatatacatatatctattattgcTCAGTACCTTTCATTTATGCATTTTCAATACAagcttttgtatttcatttcagtattttGGCAAAATAGCAATAAACTATTCAAAGCCTTCTCTGTTAACTCCTATTTCTGAAGATAACACGATGTTGAAGAATATGCCCTTGTTATTTTTCGTGCTTCAGTCacttttctttcatattctttatGCTTGATATTCTCGTATATTCCCTGCTCTGTTCTCCCATTGTGATCCTGCAATGATCTGTCATTTGCCTCCATACAATCACCCTCACGCAACCACACAGGTCCCCTTTCCCCAAAACCTATACTCTTTGTCGTGCTAACTCTTCGTTTTCATGTCTCCAACCCTCTGTTTCCATATACAATTGTCATACGACTCATTTTCGTCTTCTCAAGCTCTCCCCTCAAATATCCCCTCTACTGCACCCGAGGGGTGACCAGAGGGGATATCGTCATACCGTTACCTAGGTAGCTGACGGCTGGCGCTTCCCCTCTTTCGAGTCAAAAGATTTCCTGAAATGGGTCTTAATTTCGGTTATGTGCAGCCGAGAAGGAGCGTAGGGGGGCTTTCATCTCCCCTAGAATGTGTTGCGTAGTTTCCAAAGGGTGATtttgtcattattgttattattccaaACGTTTTTCTGCATGTGCCAGTCCCCAAAAAACGCTCCAGACTTCtctgggcgtgtgtgtgtgtgtgtgtgttcatgctgGGCCATAGCTTGGATGAGAGGGGAATATATTATTCCATCCTGCAAGGTGAATTGTAACTTAGTTCAGCTGTGGTACCGTTTTATAGTTGCTGTATTACTTGTGATTCAGTTTTTCAGTTGTCTGGTTAAGGTACTGGGTAGCCAAAACAATGTTAATACCTTTTCTGGGTCCATTGACAAGTTGCCAAGGTATGGCTACTCGCAAATGAAATCTCATTTTACTCATCATATTTAGTTTCTGCTTTTATGCTGACTCTCGGTTTTCTGTCATTTACTTTTTTCCTCCCTTTACGCTGATAAGACTCCCTATATCATCCACCTAATTTTAATGATCACCCTCTTAACATATATTGCTGGTAATAAAACCACGACCTTTGAAAACAGCATCTGGCATTCACTATTAATTTCTACTCTACACTTCCTCTCTTAAGGTGCATACACAGTACAATGAAACATATCATTGACACACGTTGACAGCTTCTTGCATAGTATATATCACAGACAGGTTGAAAGCAAGTCGACGACAGTAAGTAAATAACGTGGGACTGTTTGTGATGTTTATGtaataagttgccaacatgtttaTCATATTTTGACATTCAGTTTACTTTTGAAAGGATGCCACCCAGTAGCACTCAGCTCTGGGACCGACTGGCTGTGTCCCTTTCAATTCAGTGAATACAATATACTCACGGAGGGTTTGTGTAGGGTTCTTCCATGGATCCATTTACAACAGTGTAGTTGTATATTGGCCAAAGCCTCTCGTAGGAGTGCTCGTGGGCCCAGACTGCTAGATCTACGCCATAGTCATACAGAAGATCTTCTAGCCCTGGTCTGAAAATGAAGAATCAGCTTAGGGGTCTAGATTCTGATAGGATCTAGTAAGAAGGATTGATATAAATTTCAGAATACTACCAGGTTTTGGAAGGGAGAGCTTATTCTTTAGAATCCGGGATATGACTAGGTCTGGAGGGACGAATTTGTATAGTATTGGAGATATGATCGGGTCTGGAAGTCCTGGAACTGGCTTTGATTGAAGAATATGGCTCTAGTTGAGGAAGGAACTTGAATCTCGAATACGGCTGGACCACGAAGCAAGAACTTAAACTAAAGAGCCTGAAATGTCGTTAGGTTTTGAAAGAAGAGCTGGTTCTTTTGCAAAAGGTTTTTGGTCCATTAAAGTCTTGGGCACAGATATTATGAGTTTTATTAACTATGACAGAAGCCTTACTGGGCAGGAGAGATTAGGGGACAAATACTCACAGCTTCAAGTGGGGCATTCCCACTCTGGTGCGGCAGTTGACATTATAGCAATCATCGTGGCAAACTGTAGAACAGTACATCGGACGGTGGCCATACAGGATAATCCAAGGTCTCTCGGTTCTATTTTCTGGTTTGTTTGCTTCCTTTCAAATGAGAGAAGTAAAGGAAATGAAtcaatagcaatttttttttgtccaggGGCTGTTAAGGTAAATGATTCTGCATCTAATTCCAAAGTCAGTGAAACTACCTTTCAGAAGGTACTTGTCATTTCACTTGCTCCAGGTTAAATGCAGGTTAGCAAGTTAAATTTAAATTCTTGCACTTCTCATTAAAAGCCAGGAAAGTAGACGGAAACAAGACATACGTAAACTTTGTAGAAATCAACGCACAACACTATCCTTGCCAACTCAAAGGGAAAGCTTTGGGACACTGATTTCAGATGATGGGCCTTTAGCATCACAATCAAATTGACCACTCAGTGATCCAACTGACCTCCAGATCGTTCACAAGCCATTCAAGCTGATTCTGAAGTCTTCCAAGGAAGTATTCGACCTGGTAGTAGAGCTCTGTGTTGACGCCGATGAAGTGGACTGGACCTATGTTCCAGCTGTAGTACAGACTCCATGAGCTGTTGTGGCTTGGCATATGGAACCTGTGCATGTAGTTTCTGAACTCTCTGTAAGGGAATTTATTAGGATTTAGGGTACTTGCGTGTAATATAATGAGCTAGTGGAGACTAAGGTGCCATTTTGATCATAGGGTTTTTGCTGATTAAGATGTACTGTtcatttactttcttattttctaCTTGCCTAAGACATTCTTCCATGCCTCTTCTTCATGATTTTCATGGCCTTCCGTCTGGTATTTATTCTGGCTAGTTTCTCTCCATTTCTCAGCACACATATATACCATTATGGATAagttatttatcaattttattacaAGTTATTGAAAGGCAATGAAAAGTGTATGATTATCCGCGTATGGTCATTGATTGATGTTTCCAGCTTGCTTGTGATATGTACGGAATAAATTGTCAACATGCTTATGACGTGTGATAATGTAAAGGTGTGTTTCTTTGGGATCTAGGGCCAACGACTTTCTTACTTGTGGTTGTTGAGTTGTgcgttttcaacttgtttgtgatgtgtgtggtgTAAGTTTTTGACCTGTGTTTATGATGTGTGATAACCGGTGCGTCTTTCTGGACTGGTCTTATTTCTGGGAAGGGGAACATTGCCTTTCTGAGTGTCTGTACTGTAAACTGTAGCTTCAGATGAGACGTAACTACACTGCAAATGTTAATCTTAGGTTACTCACAAAGCATCCAGCTCATGGTTTCCGGGAACCGTCATGTAAGGGAGAAGGGTAGCTATTGGTTGGATCTGCCTCATGAATTCGTCTCCAACTCTGCCATTGTCCTGAAAATAGGGTCTTGTTTTTAAGGTTGTTTTTGGGGTTGTTTCATGCCGTGTGTGTCTGTGAATCAGGGTCTCATGAAGGAGGGAGGAACTACACATTATTGATaaatattattgctattttttaatgtcagtttaCACTCACATCCTGCATGTTGTATGCGAAATCTCCCACATGGATGATGGCGTCGTACATTCCGTTCTGCACTTCAGTCTGCAGTCTGGAAGGTAGACAGGTTGGACTGAAGTTGTAAATGATATATAGGCTTCAGAAAAATATATCTGCAGTCATcttcttatatttttaatttgttatatactcATTTGAACTCAAGAAGTTAGGTACTTTCGATACTGTGTGTATAGACTACtaagtgttgttgtttttgattgagctgttCTTTGTGTCAGCGCTAGCTCTTGAAATTGTGTATACATTAACCTTTCATCCAACTTTTGTAAGCAGTTCCAGTGATGTTTATGCCATAATATACTTCCCTCTAGAATCATTAAGTATTTGCTAGTGTTTAATGTGATTAATATTTATGATGTTCGTTAGATCCTTATGGGACGATTCAGGAACCAACAGAGGATAAAAAGGAGTtgataagcatatatgtatatgacagcTAATAATGAGAAAAACATGTAAATACAATTTGAAACTGCAGTGCTAATTGTACTTCCAAGCAAGTAGACCGTAACCAAATACCAACAGACCTTGCTACAGTGGCCACAGCAAATTATACAATTGAGAACTTTAGCTATTGACTGGGGCTTCTAAGGTAGCCCAGCTGTCAAGAGTAGCCACAGAGATTCTgtactgaataaaaaaaggaaaaggttgtTTCTCTACCTTGGGAGTGACTGTGCATTCTCAGATCCCAGGTCACCGTACATAGCTATTTTCACTGGCCAGTCCGTCCCAGATTTCCAGGTCTTGAAGGTGAAGAGGTCTGACCAGCCGTATTCACTTCCACAGTGATAGActttgatgtaaaaaaaagtgataaaatggGTGAATTTTAAAATAGGAAAACGACGTAAAGTGCAAAACAAGAAAAATCTTATATAGTAACTACTATTAGTAAGGCTTTCAAATGTCGATGCAGtattaaaacaggaaaatattgATTGATGAAATATAAGTTTTAGTTTGAAGTTTGGTTAATGACATCAGATTACTTAATCACCCGTCAATGGTCTGAGTGggattgttccacatgaataaatctcatcttctgaataaaaaaatataataattaaatccgAGTGGAGATTTCTTGTTGGTCCGCCCCGGACGGgcgtggggtaggtaggggattggtaGGGTAGGAAAGATATGACACGTCCACCCTATTCCTGAAAACCTGTTTGCCTGCCCTGGTTGTGGGTGGGGTAGGTATGGGATTTGGAggttagggga from Macrobrachium nipponense isolate FS-2020 chromosome 36, ASM1510439v2, whole genome shotgun sequence includes:
- the LOC135203465 gene encoding acid phosphatase type 7-like; the protein is MGTLSAKCLVLTLVLTSGRWRPGAAQLPDYQPQQVHIAIGETNEEMVISWVTTDYTPSSVVEFGTDALKTRVESLPKNFTNLGFELRVIFMHKVTIGNLLPDTRYFYHCGSEYGWSDLFTFKTWKSGTDWPVKIAMYGDLGSENAQSLPRLQTEVQNGMYDAIIHVGDFAYNMQDDNGRVGDEFMRQIQPIATLLPYMTVPGNHELDALEFRNYMHRFHMPSHNSSWSLYYSWNIGPVHFIGVNTELYYQVEYFLGRLQNQLEWLVNDLEEANKPENRTERPWIILYGHRPMYCSTVCHDDCYNVNCRTRVGMPHLKLPGLEDLLYDYGVDLAVWAHEHSYERLWPIYNYTVVNGSMEEPYTNPPVPVHFTTGSAGCKERIDDFVYPQPDWSAFRVADYGYTRLTVHNKTHLYWEQVSDDESLEI